GAGCAGGTTTTCTCTGGGGACCTTTCTGGGGAGTCCTTTTTTCCATTACTGGTGCAACCTCAGGTGCCTTTGTCTCATTCCTTTTGAGTCGCTATCTTATGGGTGAGACAATAAAATATAAATTTGGATATGAGAGATGGAACTGGTTAAATGAAAAGGTTAAGAGACACGGCTGGAAGGCTGTTGCCTTTGCAAGGCTTCTTCCCATTCTTCCCTTTCCTGTACTAAATTATCTATTCGGTATTACACCCATTCCTGCTTTACACTATCTATGGAGTACCTGTGTCTTTATGCTTCCAGCTTGTATTGCCTATGTCTATTTCGGTAGTTCTATGGAGCAATTAATATTCAGAGGCAATTTAAAGGCAATTATTTTAGGAATACTTTTTGTGTCCCTCTTAATGCTTCTTCCTCTTGTAATAAAACCTTTATTTAAAAAATTGAGTTCAGAAAATGGAAGATAAAGCATGCATTGGGATCATCTTCAGGACCCCTGATTATGGTAAAGTAAAGAAGAGACTTGCCTCAACAATAGGAGAAGAAAGGGCCCTCCGGGCCTACACCGTCATGCTCTATGCAACCATTAGCAATGTATCAGGACTGGATAGAATAGATATATTTGGTTTCTATGAAGGAAGATTTCCCGAAGAGATAAGCACAATAAGCAGGTTCAAGGAAATCCTTCCTCAGGAAGGGCAGGAACTGGGAGAAAGACTCTTAAGAGCAATAGAACGCCTTTCTAAAGCAGGTTATAAAAAAATCCTATTAATAGGAGCTGATTCCCCTGATCTGCCTGCTGATAATATAAAAGAAGCTTTTAGAGCCCTTGATAACTTTGACCTTGTCATAGGTCCTTCAGAGGATGGAGGATATTATCTTATAGGTATGAAAGAACCTCTTTTCTTTATCTTTCAGGAGATCCCCTGGGGAGGGAGCGAGGTTTTAAAAACAACACTCAGGATGGCGTTACAAAAGGGGCTTTCTGTCTATCTTCTTCCGAGATGGTATGATATAGACACAGAGAAAGACCTAAAAAGATGGTTCAGTAAGTGCCTGAATTATTGAGAAGGAGTTTTAAGTATTTCTCTTTTATAAGCACTGGGTGTATAGCCAGCATATTTCTTAAAATATCTTATGAAATTACTCAGATCATTAAAACCCACCTCTGCTGCAACATCAGATACTGTTCTGTCAGGATCTCTCAGAAGTATCTTTGCCCTTTCAAGACGCAGCAGGCAGAGTAATTTCTTCGGACTGATACCTGTATATCTCCTGAATATCCTGCAGAAGTGAAACCTGCTGAAACCTGCCTCCCTTGCCATATCTAATATTGAAAGTTTGTCACCGAGATGTTCATTCATGAAATAGATTGTTTTTATTATACTGGCAGGAATATCTTCAATAGGCTTGTCAAGAAATTTAAGCACATCTGTTACGGGGAATGCTGTCCTTTTCTCTCTTGCTCTTCTTTTAAGGGTTAAAAGCTCATTCAATCTTTTTTTAAACTCATTCAGGTCGAATGGTTTTTTAAAAAATTCTCTTGCTCCTGCCTTGAATGTCTTTATTACAATCTCTTCAGAAGTTTCCTCTGTTAAAAATACAACCGGAATCTCGGGTCTCAAATTCTTTATTTCTTTTAAAATCATGAGGCCCTTGACTGGATTATATCCTGAATCAAGGATAAGAAGATCCATATCCATTTTTTTGATACGGTCACTCTGGCTGAGAGGGTAAATAAAGACAGACTCTCCCTCCAGTGAGAGAGTATTATAAATCTTTTCCTCTCCTTCTGTGAGCACAACAACAGGTCTTCTAGTCATATATATAAAATGCTCCCTGAATTATTTATTAATTATTAACTTTCTAAAATAAAATAAGCAATATTTGTGCCTGTAAAAATTGCTATGAGAATTCATAATTTTAAAATATCAAACTTCTTAAATATGTGTGTTTTCG
The genomic region above belongs to Thermodesulfovibrionales bacterium and contains:
- a CDS encoding TIGR04282 family arsenosugar biosynthesis glycosyltransferase; translation: MEDKACIGIIFRTPDYGKVKKRLASTIGEERALRAYTVMLYATISNVSGLDRIDIFGFYEGRFPEEISTISRFKEILPQEGQELGERLLRAIERLSKAGYKKILLIGADSPDLPADNIKEAFRALDNFDLVIGPSEDGGYYLIGMKEPLFFIFQEIPWGGSEVLKTTLRMALQKGLSVYLLPRWYDIDTEKDLKRWFSKCLNY
- a CDS encoding helix-turn-helix domain-containing protein encodes the protein MTRRPVVVLTEGEEKIYNTLSLEGESVFIYPLSQSDRIKKMDMDLLILDSGYNPVKGLMILKEIKNLRPEIPVVFLTEETSEEIVIKTFKAGAREFFKKPFDLNEFKKRLNELLTLKRRAREKRTAFPVTDVLKFLDKPIEDIPASIIKTIYFMNEHLGDKLSILDMAREAGFSRFHFCRIFRRYTGISPKKLLCLLRLERAKILLRDPDRTVSDVAAEVGFNDLSNFIRYFKKYAGYTPSAYKREILKTPSQ